In Xylanibacter ruminicola 23, a single genomic region encodes these proteins:
- a CDS encoding TetR/AcrR family transcriptional regulator: MQEIKDISDYKLNLKERIPDVALQLFTERGINSVRMDDVAQTMGISKRTIYELYDKKEDLLFEVVVKHFKQRMDRMEQAVSHCSNVMEILLEVYHMKVSNFKETNPLFFTEMIRYPQVKKFLDEQNNLMRDSSYGFIQRGVEEGYFRADLNYQMAVLQFDAMGEYIMQKELYRQYSIEDIFRNLVFVSLRGLCTDKGIKAIDEMLFQ, encoded by the coding sequence ATGCAAGAAATAAAAGACATTTCGGACTACAAATTAAATTTAAAGGAGCGAATTCCCGATGTTGCTTTGCAACTTTTTACCGAGCGAGGCATCAATTCCGTGAGGATGGATGATGTGGCGCAAACCATGGGTATTTCAAAACGTACTATCTACGAATTATACGACAAAAAAGAGGATTTGCTCTTCGAGGTGGTTGTAAAGCACTTCAAGCAGCGTATGGATCGCATGGAGCAGGCTGTGAGCCATTGCTCAAATGTGATGGAGATACTGCTCGAGGTATATCACATGAAGGTGAGCAACTTTAAGGAAACCAATCCCCTGTTCTTTACCGAGATGATTCGCTATCCTCAGGTCAAGAAGTTCCTCGACGAGCAGAACAATCTTATGCGTGATAGCAGTTATGGTTTTATTCAGCGTGGGGTAGAAGAGGGTTACTTCCGCGCCGACCTCAACTATCAGATGGCTGTGTTGCAGTTCGATGCCATGGGCGAGTATATCATGCAGAAAGAGCTGTATCGCCAATATTCCATCGAGGACATCTTCCGCAATCTGGTCTTCGTATCCCTCCGAGGGCTCTGTACCGACAAGGGCATCAAGGCCATCGACGAGATGCTGTTCCAATAA